In a genomic window of Myxococcales bacterium:
- a CDS encoding tandem-95 repeat protein, producing the protein MRSYLCVLSVAATLVACGDNLKGDQPPTVADKGVTTAEDTPVSFTLEATDPEGQPLAITAGTPAHGTITVAGATLTYTPAADYNGADGTTITVSDGDLTATATVTITVTPVNDAPIAVDDALAANEDVAAAIATAALLANDTDVDGDTLTITAVAAATNGTVDLAGDTITFTPPANFVGDATFEYTVSDGTDTDTATVTLAVGGANDPPVAVDDAATTPEDTELVIQPATLVANDTDADGQTLSLTAVGNPTNGTVTLIAGEVRFQPTADFNGAASFEYTVSDGVATDVGLVAVTVTPVNDGPVAGDDTATTAEDTAATLTAAALLANDTDVDGPALSITAVTGATNGTVALAGTTVTFTPAANFSGTAGFDYTVSDGTLTDTGHVTVTVTPVNDGPLAVDDAVTTAEDTAATIPAATLLANDTDVDGPALSVTAVTAATNGTVALAGTTVRFTPAANFSGTAGFDYTVSDGTLTDVGHVTVTVTAVNDAPVAVDDAVTTDEDTAATIPAATLLANDTDPDSTPTVTAVSAATNGTVALAGTTVTFTPTADFSGTAGFDYTISDGTLTDVGHVTVTVTPVNDAPVAVDDTATTAEDTAATIPAATLLANDTDPDSTPTVTAVSAATNGTVALAGTTVTFTPTADFSGTAGFDYTISDGALTDVGHVTVTVTAVNDAPVAVDDAVTTDEDTAATIPAATLLANDTDVDGTPTVTAVSAATSGTVALAGTTITFTPAANFSGTAGFDYTISDGALTDVGHVTVTVTAVNDAPVAGDDTGTTSQDVDATFTDAALLANDTDVDGPALSIAAVGNPINGTVARAAGVTTFTPDGGFVGVGSFEYTVSDGALTDIGRVVISIGNTNDPPVAVDDAAATDEDVPLVLAAATLSANDTDPDLDPLTVSAVSNATNGTVILALGTVTFTPAANFSGTAGFDYTVTDGFLTDVGHVTVTVNPINDAPVAVDDVAVTDEDLPVVLAAATLSGNDTDVDLDPLSVSAVSNATNGTVLLAVGTVTFTPDANFSGTAGFDYTISDGTLTDVGHVTVTVNPVDDLPVAVDDAAFTTEDLGVFVDVLVNDTGLGDGGITITATAGANGTTTAGAANVLYIPAPNFAGTDTFTYTITDGDGDAATATVTVTVDPVNDAPVAIATSATTDENVPVTITLAATDVDSPAVTFAIATAPTTGTLGAITPTGAFAATVVYTPTAGFDGSDGFTFTANDGALTSGAAAVTLTINNVAVCNDGLVEGAETCDDAGNTDGDGCSATCQTETGWSCAGAPSVCTEICGDTIVVGGEACDDGNGVDTDGCTTQCVAGAVCTSVIVGGDRFATDPATGHCYVSFDDEQLTFADAQLACAAVTGHLASITSAPEQALVESVQNTAQNPWIGLTDALVEGSFGWITGELLTFTNWEPGQPDGGEPEDCVNLFSTAVSPSGTAGTWNDTSCTFVGFTIGWICELDASPCGDGTLQAAVGEACDDGNTVSGDGCSSTCQIEAGAVCSGTAPTTCAKLVINEIDYDQAGTDTAEFVEIYNAGTAAADLSNVALVLFNGSSAAGLEYFFDSTVGASNAGKRIPPTAAAVPATSLAGGRPARHRPRHDRHACRGVPDQRHRYGRWLAAERRPGWARPDPDERDPDRDRRAQLRRFDDDRHHRCCDPHRRVHLRRDRGSRRHRHERWGGAVAVPPNAPDSRTTAATSCCGQ; encoded by the coding sequence ATGAGGTCCTACCTGTGCGTCCTGTCCGTGGCCGCGACCCTGGTCGCGTGTGGTGACAACCTGAAGGGCGATCAGCCGCCGACCGTGGCTGACAAGGGGGTGACCACCGCCGAGGACACACCGGTCTCGTTCACCCTCGAGGCCACCGATCCCGAGGGCCAGCCGCTGGCGATCACCGCCGGCACGCCGGCCCACGGCACGATCACGGTCGCGGGCGCGACGCTGACGTACACGCCCGCCGCCGACTACAACGGCGCCGACGGCACGACCATCACCGTCAGCGACGGCGACCTCACCGCGACCGCGACGGTCACGATCACCGTGACGCCGGTCAACGACGCCCCGATCGCCGTCGACGACGCGCTCGCGGCCAACGAGGACGTGGCCGCGGCGATCGCCACCGCGGCGCTCCTGGCCAACGACACCGACGTCGACGGCGACACCTTGACGATCACCGCGGTCGCCGCCGCCACCAACGGCACGGTCGACCTCGCCGGCGACACGATCACCTTCACGCCCCCGGCCAACTTCGTCGGCGACGCGACGTTCGAGTACACGGTGTCCGACGGCACCGACACCGACACCGCGACGGTCACGCTCGCGGTCGGCGGCGCCAACGATCCGCCGGTCGCGGTCGACGACGCCGCGACCACGCCCGAGGACACCGAGCTGGTGATCCAGCCGGCGACGCTGGTCGCCAACGACACCGACGCCGACGGCCAGACGCTGTCGCTGACCGCGGTCGGCAACCCCACCAACGGCACGGTCACGCTGATCGCCGGCGAGGTCCGGTTCCAGCCCACCGCCGACTTCAACGGCGCCGCCAGCTTCGAGTACACGGTGTCCGACGGCGTCGCCACCGACGTCGGCCTGGTCGCGGTGACGGTCACGCCGGTCAACGACGGCCCGGTCGCCGGTGACGACACCGCCACCACCGCCGAGGACACCGCCGCCACGCTGACCGCGGCGGCGCTGCTCGCCAACGACACCGACGTCGACGGCCCGGCCCTGTCGATCACCGCGGTCACCGGCGCCACCAACGGCACCGTCGCCCTGGCCGGCACCACCGTCACGTTCACGCCCGCCGCCAACTTCAGCGGCACGGCCGGCTTCGACTACACGGTCTCGGACGGCACCCTGACCGACACCGGCCACGTCACCGTCACGGTCACGCCGGTCAACGACGGCCCGCTCGCGGTCGACGACGCGGTCACCACCGCCGAGGACACCGCCGCGACCATCCCGGCCGCGACGCTCCTCGCCAACGACACCGACGTCGACGGCCCGGCCCTGTCGGTCACCGCGGTCACCGCCGCCACCAACGGCACCGTCGCCCTGGCCGGCACCACGGTCAGGTTCACCCCGGCCGCGAACTTCAGCGGCACGGCCGGCTTCGACTACACGGTCTCCGACGGCACCCTCACCGACGTCGGCCACGTCACCGTCACGGTCACCGCGGTCAACGACGCCCCGGTCGCGGTCGACGACGCGGTCACCACCGACGAGGACACCGCCGCCACCATCCCGGCCGCGACGCTCCTCGCCAACGACACCGACCCCGACAGCACGCCCACGGTCACCGCGGTCAGCGCCGCCACCAACGGCACCGTCGCCCTGGCCGGCACCACGGTCACGTTCACGCCGACCGCGGACTTCAGCGGCACCGCCGGCTTCGACTACACGATCTCCGACGGCACGCTGACCGACGTCGGCCACGTCACCGTCACGGTCACCCCGGTCAACGACGCCCCGGTGGCGGTCGACGACACCGCCACCACCGCCGAGGACACCGCCGCCACCATCCCGGCCGCGACGCTCCTCGCCAACGACACCGACCCCGACAGCACGCCCACGGTCACCGCGGTCAGCGCCGCCACCAACGGCACCGTCGCCCTGGCCGGCACCACGGTCACGTTCACGCCGACCGCGGACTTCAGCGGCACCGCCGGCTTCGACTACACGATCTCCGACGGCGCCCTCACCGACGTCGGCCACGTCACCGTCACGGTCACCGCGGTCAACGACGCCCCGGTCGCGGTCGACGACGCGGTCACCACCGACGAGGACACCGCGGCGACCATCCCGGCCGCGACCTTGCTCGCCAACGACACCGACGTCGACGGCACGCCCACGGTCACCGCGGTCAGCGCCGCCACCAGCGGCACCGTCGCCCTGGCCGGCACCACGATCACGTTCACGCCCGCCGCGAACTTCAGCGGCACGGCCGGCTTCGACTACACGATCTCCGACGGCGCCCTCACCGACGTCGGCCACGTCACCGTCACGGTCACCGCGGTCAACGACGCCCCGGTCGCGGGCGACGACACCGGCACCACCAGCCAGGACGTCGACGCGACCTTCACCGACGCGGCGCTCCTGGCCAATGACACCGACGTCGACGGCCCGGCGCTGTCGATCGCCGCGGTCGGCAACCCGATCAACGGCACCGTAGCCCGGGCCGCCGGCGTCACGACCTTCACGCCCGACGGCGGCTTCGTCGGCGTCGGGTCGTTCGAGTACACCGTGTCCGACGGCGCGCTGACCGACATCGGCCGGGTGGTGATCTCGATCGGCAACACCAACGATCCCCCGGTCGCGGTCGACGACGCCGCCGCCACCGACGAGGACGTGCCGCTGGTCCTCGCGGCCGCGACCCTGTCCGCCAACGACACCGACCCCGACCTCGACCCGCTGACCGTCAGCGCGGTGAGCAACGCCACCAACGGCACGGTGATCCTGGCGCTCGGCACGGTCACGTTCACGCCCGCCGCCAACTTCAGCGGCACCGCCGGCTTCGACTACACCGTCACCGACGGCTTCCTCACCGACGTCGGCCACGTCACCGTCACCGTCAACCCGATCAACGACGCCCCGGTCGCGGTCGACGACGTCGCCGTCACCGACGAGGACCTGCCGGTGGTCCTGGCCGCCGCGACCCTGTCGGGCAACGACACCGACGTCGACCTCGACCCGCTGTCGGTCAGCGCGGTGTCGAACGCCACCAACGGCACCGTGCTCCTGGCGGTCGGCACGGTCACGTTCACGCCCGACGCCAACTTCAGCGGCACCGCCGGCTTCGACTACACGATCTCCGACGGCACCCTCACCGACGTCGGCCACGTCACCGTCACCGTCAACCCGGTCGATGACCTCCCGGTCGCGGTCGACGACGCCGCGTTCACCACCGAGGACCTGGGCGTGTTCGTCGACGTGCTGGTCAACGACACCGGCCTGGGCGACGGCGGCATCACGATCACCGCCACCGCCGGCGCCAACGGCACCACCACCGCCGGCGCGGCCAACGTGCTCTACATCCCGGCCCCCAACTTCGCCGGCACCGACACGTTCACGTACACGATCACCGACGGCGACGGCGACGCCGCGACCGCGACGGTCACCGTGACCGTCGACCCGGTCAACGACGCGCCGGTGGCGATCGCGACCTCGGCGACCACTGACGAGAACGTCCCGGTCACGATCACGCTGGCCGCCACCGACGTCGACTCGCCGGCGGTCACCTTCGCCATCGCCACGGCGCCGACCACCGGCACCCTCGGCGCGATCACCCCGACCGGCGCGTTCGCCGCCACCGTCGTGTACACGCCCACCGCGGGCTTCGACGGCAGCGACGGCTTCACCTTCACCGCCAACGACGGAGCCCTGACCTCGGGCGCGGCCGCGGTGACCCTGACCATCAACAACGTCGCGGTCTGCAACGACGGCCTGGTCGAGGGCGCCGAGACCTGTGACGACGCCGGCAACACCGACGGCGACGGCTGCTCGGCGACGTGCCAGACCGAGACCGGCTGGAGCTGCGCCGGGGCGCCGAGCGTGTGCACCGAGATCTGCGGCGACACCATCGTCGTCGGCGGCGAGGCCTGCGACGACGGTAACGGGGTCGACACCGACGGCTGCACGACCCAGTGCGTCGCCGGCGCGGTCTGCACGTCGGTCATCGTCGGCGGCGACCGCTTCGCCACCGATCCGGCCACCGGCCACTGCTACGTGTCGTTCGACGACGAGCAGCTCACGTTCGCCGACGCCCAGCTCGCGTGCGCGGCCGTCACCGGCCACCTGGCGTCGATCACCAGCGCGCCCGAGCAGGCGCTGGTGGAGTCGGTGCAGAACACCGCGCAGAACCCGTGGATCGGCCTGACCGACGCGCTGGTCGAGGGCTCTTTCGGCTGGATCACCGGCGAGCTGCTCACGTTCACCAACTGGGAGCCTGGCCAGCCCGACGGCGGCGAGCCCGAGGACTGCGTCAACCTGTTCTCCACCGCGGTCTCGCCCTCGGGCACCGCCGGCACCTGGAACGACACCAGCTGCACGTTCGTCGGCTTCACCATTGGCTGGATCTGCGAGCTCGACGCGTCGCCGTGCGGCGACGGCACGCTGCAGGCGGCGGTCGGCGAGGCCTGCGACGACGGCAACACCGTCTCCGGCGACGGCTGCTCGTCGACGTGCCAGATCGAGGCGGGGGCGGTGTGCAGCGGCACGGCGCCGACCACCTGCGCCAAGCTCGTGATCAACGAGATCGACTATGATCAGGCGGGCACCGACACCGCCGAGTTCGTCGAGATCTACAACGCCGGCACGGCCGCGGCAGACCTCTCGAATGTCGCGCTGGTTTTGTTCAACGGCAGCTCCGCCGCCGGACTGGAGTACTTCTTCGATAGCACCGTCGGCGCGTCCAACGCCGGCAAGCGGATCCCACCAACCGCCGCGGCGGTACCGGCGACGAGCCTCGCCGGCGGCCGGCCTGCTCGTCACCGGCCCCGCCACGATCGTCACGCCTGCCGCGGCGTCCCGGATCAACGTCACCGTTACGGGCGCTGGTTGGCTGCAGAACGGCGCCCCGGATGGGCTCGCCCTGATCCAGATGAGCGCGACCCCGACCGTGATCGACGCGCTCAGCTACGAAGGTTCGATGACGACCGGCACCATCGCTGCTGCGACCCCCATCGCCGTGTCCATCTCCGAAGGGATCGGGGCAGTCGCAGACACCGGCACGAACGATGGGGAGGGGCTGTCGCGGTCCCCCCCAACGCGCCGGACTCCAGGACAACCGCAGCGACTTCGTGCTGCGGCCAGTGA
- a CDS encoding ABC transporter ATP-binding protein: MHPIVRLWRYARAYRTRIRLAVVYTVLNKLFDVLPEVLIGIAVDVVVRREGSWLSGFGIERVESQLYLLAGLTAIIWMSESGFEYLYEVAWRDLAQALQHDLRMDVYRHVQALDVAYFEDRQAGAILSTLNDDINQLERFVNDGASQIIQVVASTVLCGVAFIVLAPGTALFALAPIPVILYGAYWFQGRLERRYLSVRGEAARLNGLVGNNLGGLATIRAFGREDHEAARVDVQSAAYRSANGAAIRLSSAITPIIRMAIMIGFIATLVVGGRLTLQGELAVGAYSVFVFLTQRLLWPLTRLAQVTDMYNRSLAAIRRAFELLDTEVAHAVGTEPLGGAARGDVEFDQVEFAYDPAAPVLRGLTFTAAAGRTTALVGTTGAGKSTVMKLLMKFYRATGGDVRLGGRALAPLDDAAVRGAIGYVGQDVFLIDGTIGDNIRYGRLDASDAEVEAAARAAAAHEFIVAMPDGYATRVGERGQKLSGGQRQRLAIARALVRDPAILILDEATSAVDNETEAAIARALAQITAGRTTLMVAHRLSTIRHADQICVLEDGRVIERGTHDDLVAAGGAYAALWRLQTGA, encoded by the coding sequence ATGCACCCCATCGTCCGCCTGTGGCGCTACGCCCGGGCCTACCGCACCCGCATCCGGCTCGCGGTCGTCTACACGGTCCTCAACAAGCTGTTCGACGTGCTGCCCGAGGTCCTGATCGGCATCGCGGTCGACGTGGTCGTGCGGCGCGAGGGCTCGTGGCTGTCGGGGTTCGGGATCGAGCGCGTCGAGTCGCAGCTGTACCTGCTGGCCGGCCTGACCGCGATCATCTGGATGAGCGAGAGCGGCTTCGAGTACCTGTACGAGGTCGCGTGGCGCGACCTGGCCCAGGCGCTGCAACACGACCTGCGCATGGACGTGTACCGGCACGTGCAGGCGCTCGACGTGGCCTACTTCGAGGACCGGCAGGCCGGCGCGATCCTGAGCACGCTCAACGACGACATCAACCAGCTCGAGCGGTTCGTCAACGACGGCGCCTCGCAGATCATCCAGGTGGTGGCGTCGACGGTGCTGTGCGGCGTGGCGTTCATCGTGCTGGCGCCCGGCACCGCGCTGTTCGCGCTGGCGCCGATCCCGGTGATCCTCTACGGCGCCTACTGGTTCCAGGGGCGGCTCGAGCGCCGGTACCTGAGCGTGCGGGGCGAGGCGGCGCGCCTCAACGGCCTGGTCGGCAACAACCTGGGCGGGCTCGCGACGATCCGCGCGTTCGGGCGCGAGGACCACGAGGCGGCGCGGGTCGACGTGCAGAGCGCGGCTTACCGCAGCGCCAACGGCGCGGCGATCCGGCTGTCGAGCGCGATCACCCCGATCATCCGCATGGCGATCATGATCGGCTTCATCGCGACCCTGGTCGTGGGCGGGCGGCTGACGCTCCAGGGCGAGCTGGCGGTCGGCGCCTACTCGGTGTTCGTGTTCCTGACCCAGCGCCTGCTGTGGCCGCTGACCCGGCTGGCCCAGGTGACCGACATGTACAACCGCTCGCTGGCGGCGATCCGGCGCGCCTTCGAGCTGCTCGACACCGAGGTCGCGCACGCGGTCGGGACCGAGCCGCTCGGCGGCGCCGCCCGCGGCGACGTCGAGTTCGATCAGGTCGAGTTCGCGTACGACCCGGCGGCGCCGGTGCTGCGTGGGCTGACGTTCACCGCCGCGGCCGGCCGCACCACCGCGCTGGTGGGCACCACCGGCGCCGGCAAGAGCACGGTCATGAAGCTGCTCATGAAGTTCTACCGGGCCACCGGCGGCGACGTCCGCCTGGGCGGCCGGGCGCTGGCGCCGCTCGACGACGCCGCGGTGCGCGGGGCCATCGGCTACGTCGGCCAGGACGTGTTCCTGATCGACGGCACGATCGGCGACAACATCCGCTACGGCCGGCTCGACGCCAGCGACGCCGAGGTCGAGGCGGCGGCGCGGGCGGCGGCGGCCCACGAGTTCATCGTCGCGATGCCCGACGGCTACGCCACCCGGGTCGGCGAGCGCGGCCAGAAGCTGTCGGGCGGGCAGCGCCAGCGCCTGGCCATCGCCCGGGCGCTGGTGCGCGACCCGGCGATCCTGATCCTCGACGAGGCCACCAGCGCGGTCGACAACGAGACCGAGGCGGCGATCGCCCGGGCGCTGGCGCAGATCACCGCCGGCCGGACGACGCTGATGGTCGCGCACCGGCTGTCGACGATCCGCCACGCCGACCAGATCTGCGTGCTCGAGGACGGCCGGGTGATCGAGCGCGGCACCCACGACGACCTGGTCGCCGCCGGCGGCGCCTACGCCGCGCTGTGGCGGCTGCAGACCGGCGCGTAG
- a CDS encoding SUMF1/EgtB/PvdO family nonheme iron enzyme — MTESKGRPGEPAPAAPVPSGAETTPRRGDRRLASAAQTIANGSAIRNAETLDARPRQISPDTPLHPPARYELGTHLAGGGQGDVYRVFDRQLRREMVMKILGDWWCDDPVAIARFVQEAQVTAQLQHPSIVPVHEIGTLDDGRPYYTMAEIRGRTLATVIEAVHAASRDGWAAEAGGVSFRRLIDSFHRVCECVGFAHVRGVVHRDLKPHNIMLGPFGEVLVVDWGLARIGREALGEVAAPSTTRSDDTSLMSQAGAIAGTAGYMSPEQAAGDLTLGPPADVYALGMILREILLGTPPGLPERMGVLAPIEGAPERPLPDELVQIAARATALDPAARFTDAGEIAVAVGEFLDGARKRERARELLAQAEALQPRIAELEREAVELERQARAVLDPLPPAAPSEVKEPGWELEDTAAAKRLEAELATVERNRIIDLSLIEAELPEAHAMLARHYRALHAAAEQRRDPSARAIEVELRNHDRGEHAAYLAGRGALTLHTEPPAEVELRRYELRGRRLVDEHVRHLGTAPIRALELERGSYLLILRAPGHHEVRYPVAIGRQEHWDPIRPGDAASTPVALPRLGELDDDEVFVAGGPYGCGGDPQAAGEVMPRQRVWVDSFVLRRHPVTSGELLAMVNALIDQRTAEGEALALTVVPRHRGASAGEAGTLIWPRAADGRFELTTDDEGIVWRPDLPAFMINWHGALSYAAWLSTQTGRAYRLPGELEYEKAARGVDGRAFPWGDSFDPTWANMRLSTEDGLRPVSVQAFPVDASPYGARGLAGNVCEWCGDEYRREGPALPDGRYVAPTDLTSAAPTAERTLRGGCFLFDSFLLRGATRHNSTSIIRDVSVGFRLARSFER; from the coding sequence GTGACCGAGTCCAAGGGGAGACCAGGCGAGCCGGCGCCCGCCGCGCCGGTGCCGAGCGGGGCCGAGACCACGCCCCGCCGTGGCGACCGCCGGCTCGCGTCGGCGGCGCAGACGATCGCGAACGGCAGCGCGATCCGGAACGCCGAGACCCTCGACGCGCGTCCGCGCCAGATCTCGCCCGACACGCCGCTCCACCCGCCCGCGCGCTACGAGCTCGGGACCCACCTCGCCGGCGGCGGCCAGGGTGACGTCTACCGCGTGTTCGACCGCCAGCTCCGCCGCGAGATGGTGATGAAGATCCTGGGCGACTGGTGGTGCGACGATCCGGTGGCGATCGCGCGGTTCGTGCAGGAGGCCCAGGTCACGGCGCAGCTCCAGCACCCGAGCATCGTGCCGGTCCACGAGATCGGCACGCTCGACGACGGCCGGCCCTACTACACGATGGCCGAGATCCGCGGCCGCACGCTCGCGACGGTGATCGAGGCGGTGCACGCGGCGTCGCGGGACGGCTGGGCCGCGGAGGCGGGCGGCGTGTCGTTCCGGCGCCTGATCGACTCCTTCCACCGCGTGTGCGAGTGCGTCGGCTTCGCCCACGTCCGCGGCGTGGTCCACCGCGATCTCAAGCCGCACAACATCATGCTGGGGCCGTTCGGCGAGGTGCTGGTGGTCGACTGGGGCCTCGCCCGCATCGGCCGCGAGGCGCTCGGCGAGGTCGCCGCGCCGTCGACCACGCGCAGCGACGACACCTCGCTGATGAGCCAGGCCGGGGCGATCGCCGGCACCGCCGGCTACATGTCGCCCGAGCAGGCCGCCGGTGACCTCACGCTCGGCCCCCCGGCCGACGTCTACGCGCTGGGCATGATCCTGCGCGAGATCTTGCTGGGCACGCCGCCGGGCCTGCCCGAGCGCATGGGCGTGCTGGCCCCGATCGAGGGCGCGCCCGAGCGGCCGCTGCCCGACGAGCTGGTCCAGATCGCCGCGCGCGCGACCGCGCTCGACCCGGCCGCGCGCTTCACCGACGCCGGCGAGATCGCCGTGGCGGTCGGCGAGTTCCTCGACGGCGCCCGCAAGCGCGAGCGCGCGCGCGAGCTCCTGGCCCAGGCCGAGGCGCTGCAGCCGCGCATCGCCGAGCTCGAGCGCGAGGCGGTCGAGCTCGAGCGCCAGGCCCGCGCCGTCCTCGATCCGCTGCCGCCGGCCGCGCCCAGCGAGGTCAAGGAGCCCGGCTGGGAGCTCGAGGACACCGCCGCCGCCAAGCGCCTCGAGGCCGAGCTGGCCACGGTCGAGCGCAACCGCATCATCGACCTGTCGCTGATCGAGGCCGAGCTGCCCGAGGCCCACGCGATGCTGGCGCGCCACTACCGCGCGCTGCACGCCGCGGCCGAGCAGCGGCGCGATCCGAGCGCGCGCGCGATCGAGGTCGAGCTGCGCAACCACGACCGCGGCGAGCACGCCGCGTACCTGGCCGGCCGCGGCGCGCTGACCTTGCACACCGAGCCGCCGGCCGAGGTCGAGCTGCGGCGCTACGAGCTGCGCGGCCGGCGCCTCGTCGACGAGCACGTCCGCCATCTCGGCACCGCGCCGATCCGCGCGCTCGAGCTCGAGCGCGGCAGCTACCTGCTGATCCTGCGCGCGCCCGGCCACCACGAGGTCCGCTACCCGGTGGCGATCGGCCGCCAGGAGCACTGGGATCCGATCCGGCCCGGCGACGCCGCGTCGACCCCGGTGGCGCTGCCGCGCCTGGGCGAGCTCGATGACGACGAGGTGTTCGTCGCCGGCGGCCCGTACGGGTGCGGCGGCGATCCTCAGGCCGCCGGCGAGGTGATGCCGCGCCAGCGCGTGTGGGTCGACTCGTTCGTGCTGCGCCGCCACCCGGTCACCAGCGGCGAGCTCCTGGCGATGGTCAACGCGCTGATCGACCAGCGCACGGCTGAGGGGGAGGCGCTGGCGTTGACCGTCGTGCCGCGGCATCGCGGGGCCAGCGCCGGCGAGGCCGGCACGCTGATCTGGCCGCGCGCGGCCGACGGCCGCTTCGAGCTGACGACCGACGACGAGGGCATCGTCTGGCGACCGGATCTGCCCGCGTTCATGATCAACTGGCACGGCGCGCTGTCGTACGCGGCCTGGCTGTCGACGCAGACCGGCCGCGCGTACCGCCTGCCCGGTGAGCTCGAGTACGAGAAGGCCGCGCGCGGCGTCGACGGCCGCGCGTTCCCGTGGGGCGACAGCTTCGATCCGACCTGGGCCAACATGCGCCTGAGCACCGAGGACGGGCTCCGGCCGGTCAGCGTCCAGGCGTTCCCGGTCGACGCCAGCCCCTACGGGGCGCGCGGGCTGGCCGGCAACGTGTGCGAGTGGTGCGGCGACGAGTATCGGCGCGAAGGCCCGGCGCTGCCCGACGGCCGGTACGTCGCGCCGACCGACCTGACCTCGGCCGCGCCGACGGCCGAGCGGACCCTGCGCGGCGGGTGCTTCCTCTTCGATTCGTTCCTGCTTCGAGGCGCCACGCGTCACAACTCCACGTCGATCATCCGCGACGTGTCCGTCGGGTTCCGCCTCGCCCGCTCGTTCGAGCGCTGA
- a CDS encoding metal-dependent phosphohydrolase: MPLTRDQAWTLLIDWTPGESLRRHARAVELVMRAAADHYGAPDADVERWGIAGMLHDADYERWPDEHPHRVVAWLRERGEDAIAHAVSAHYTRWGVPYDSLLDRALLACDEPTGFVMACCLVRPDGIASLEVASVKKRLKDKRFAATVDRDEVAAGARLLDVTLDDHLAFLIAALRPHAAELGLVGRAV, encoded by the coding sequence ATGCCGCTGACCCGCGACCAGGCCTGGACGCTCCTCATCGACTGGACCCCGGGCGAGTCCCTGCGCCGTCACGCCCGCGCGGTCGAGCTGGTCATGCGCGCCGCGGCCGATCACTACGGCGCGCCCGACGCCGACGTCGAGCGGTGGGGCATCGCCGGCATGCTCCACGACGCCGACTACGAGCGCTGGCCCGACGAACACCCGCACCGCGTGGTCGCGTGGCTGCGCGAGCGCGGCGAGGACGCGATCGCGCACGCCGTGTCCGCGCACTACACCCGCTGGGGCGTGCCCTACGACAGCCTGCTCGATCGCGCGCTCCTGGCCTGCGACGAGCCGACCGGCTTCGTCATGGCCTGCTGCCTGGTGCGGCCCGACGGCATCGCCTCGCTCGAGGTGGCCTCGGTCAAGAAGCGCCTGAAGGACAAGCGCTTCGCCGCCACGGTCGATCGCGACGAGGTCGCGGCCGGCGCCCGGCTGCTGGACGTCACCCTCGACGACCACCTCGCCTTCCTCATCGCCGCGCTGCGACCGCACGCCGCCGAGCTCGGCCTCGTCGGCCGCGCCGTGTGA
- a CDS encoding cupin domain-containing protein: MPKIDRATAPRGQGTRYPEPFAAPCRARSWLRLGDAAGLTQFGVNLMTLPPGAWSSQRHWHSHEDEFVHVVAGEVVLVTDAGDEVLRAGDSAGFPAGRPDGHCLQNRSGADAQVLVVGSRVDADQGAYPDIDLAVAPGRYRGAVSFRRKDGTPY; this comes from the coding sequence ATGCCGAAGATCGACCGAGCGACCGCGCCGCGCGGGCAGGGCACCCGCTACCCCGAACCGTTCGCCGCGCCGTGCCGCGCGCGGTCGTGGCTGCGGCTCGGGGACGCCGCGGGGCTGACCCAGTTCGGGGTCAACTTGATGACCCTTCCGCCTGGCGCGTGGTCGAGCCAGCGCCACTGGCACTCCCACGAGGACGAGTTCGTCCATGTCGTCGCGGGCGAGGTGGTGCTGGTGACCGACGCCGGCGACGAGGTCCTGCGCGCCGGCGACAGCGCCGGGTTCCCGGCGGGACGCCCCGACGGCCACTGCCTGCAGAACCGCAGCGGCGCCGACGCGCAGGTGCTGGTGGTGGGTTCGCGCGTGGACGCCGACCAGGGTGCGTACCCCGACATCGACCTGGCGGTGGCGCCGGGGCGGTACCGCGGGGCGGTGAGCTTCCGGCGCAAGGACGGCACGCCGTATTGA